A single Pseudodesulfovibrio aespoeensis Aspo-2 DNA region contains:
- a CDS encoding efflux RND transporter periplasmic adaptor subunit produces MISSKRFRESGLFRNARSIRRAVMLVILAGAVAAGFAYLQGSDSTPQAMQARGPQRALAVSMLTLSARTVPLQPLFLGQTEASQTVEIRARVSGFLESRHFEEGGEVTTGQLLFRIDPRSFQASLDLARAQLASARAEFALARSKVSRYTKLRQSNATTQDELEQWQTEEQVAQANITIANARIVNSELDLGYTDITSPMDGRIGMALKEVGSYVEGSSGGLLAVVEKTDPIYVRYTVSEQDLLQARRLAQSGKTSQPLQSQMRLKVTLADGTPYPYEGKITYTDPQIDPSTSSSVMRGTFPNPDGQLMPGQFVHVRIDGIDRLNALLVPKTSVLQNPAGAFVYVVSKENTAELRSVTLGDWHESQWVIEAGLEPGETVITDHLMQLRPGMAVEPMSPAQAQPGGEPKKSEG; encoded by the coding sequence GTGATCAGCAGCAAGAGATTCAGAGAATCCGGGTTGTTCCGGAACGCCCGGAGCATCCGGCGGGCGGTCATGCTCGTCATTCTGGCGGGCGCGGTGGCCGCGGGCTTTGCCTACCTGCAAGGCTCGGACTCCACCCCCCAGGCCATGCAGGCCAGGGGACCGCAGCGGGCTCTGGCTGTGTCCATGCTCACCCTGAGCGCACGCACCGTGCCGCTCCAGCCCCTTTTCCTCGGCCAGACCGAGGCCTCGCAGACCGTGGAGATCCGCGCCCGCGTCAGCGGCTTTCTCGAAAGCAGGCATTTCGAGGAAGGTGGCGAAGTGACCACCGGGCAACTGCTCTTCCGCATCGACCCGCGCTCGTTCCAGGCCAGCCTGGATCTGGCCAGGGCCCAGCTGGCCAGCGCGCGCGCCGAGTTCGCCCTGGCCAGGAGCAAGGTCAGCCGCTACACCAAGCTGCGCCAGAGCAACGCGACCACCCAGGACGAGCTGGAGCAGTGGCAGACCGAGGAACAGGTGGCCCAGGCCAACATCACCATCGCCAACGCACGCATCGTCAACTCCGAGCTGGACCTCGGCTACACCGACATCACCTCGCCCATGGACGGGCGCATCGGCATGGCCCTGAAGGAGGTGGGCAGCTACGTGGAAGGCTCCAGTGGCGGCCTGCTGGCCGTGGTCGAAAAGACCGACCCCATCTACGTGCGCTACACGGTCAGCGAGCAGGACCTCCTCCAGGCCCGGCGGCTGGCCCAGAGCGGCAAGACCTCCCAGCCGTTGCAAAGCCAGATGCGGCTCAAGGTGACCCTGGCCGACGGCACGCCCTATCCCTATGAGGGCAAAATCACCTACACCGATCCCCAGATCGACCCGTCCACCAGCTCATCGGTCATGCGCGGCACCTTTCCCAACCCGGACGGGCAGCTGATGCCGGGCCAGTTCGTCCATGTGCGCATCGACGGCATCGACCGGCTCAACGCCCTGCTCGTGCCCAAGACCTCGGTCCTTCAGAACCCGGCTGGCGCTTTCGTCTACGTGGTCAGCAAAGAAAACACGGCGGAGCTGCGCAGCGTGACCCTGGGCGACTGGCACGAGAGCCAGTGGGTGATCGAGGCGGGCCTTGAGCCCGGCGAAACGGTCATCACCGACCACCTCATGCAGCTGAGGCCGGGCATGGCCGTGGAACCCATGTCGCCCGCCCAGGCCCAGCCGGGCGGCGAACCCAAGAAGAGCGAGGGCTAA
- a CDS encoding TetR/AcrR family transcriptional regulator has product MTRTQQARRGPGRPPDPERRIQRRKSILAQAVTHFAREGFDRADIGAIAQAAGCSKGTVYNYFVNKQELFRESVDHVMNGLIETIDGSAVDDPVESFGRAVRAFLRYFNENPEFIELLIQERAVFKDRKTPSYLEYIGRHREEHKAEISQLMRDGIFRERPVDRLFDMIGDMLYGTIFTNYFAKRTICLEEQAKEITGLLLHGLLTPEAKHP; this is encoded by the coding sequence ATGACACGGACGCAACAGGCACGCCGGGGACCAGGCCGCCCCCCCGATCCGGAAAGAAGGATCCAGCGCAGGAAGAGCATCCTCGCCCAGGCGGTGACCCATTTCGCACGCGAGGGGTTCGACCGGGCCGATATCGGGGCCATCGCCCAGGCAGCGGGCTGCTCCAAGGGTACGGTCTACAACTACTTCGTCAACAAGCAGGAGTTGTTTCGCGAGTCCGTGGACCATGTCATGAACGGATTGATCGAGACCATCGACGGCTCTGCCGTGGATGATCCTGTCGAATCCTTTGGCCGGGCCGTCAGGGCGTTTCTGCGCTATTTCAACGAAAACCCGGAGTTCATAGAGCTGCTCATCCAGGAACGGGCCGTATTCAAGGACCGCAAGACCCCGTCGTACCTTGAGTATATCGGACGGCATCGGGAAGAGCACAAGGCCGAGATCTCCCAGCTCATGCGCGACGGCATCTTCCGGGAGCGTCCGGTGGACCGGCTCTTCGACATGATCGGCGACATGCTCTACGGCACCATCTTCACCAATTATTTCGCCAAGCGCACCATTTGTCTGGAGGAACAGGCCAAGGAGATCACGGGCCTCCTGCTCCACGGCCTGCTCACACCCGAGGCAAAGCATCCCTGA
- a CDS encoding efflux RND transporter permease subunit: MFSRFFIDRPVFAFVVSILIMLGGTVAIFVLPVDQYPQITPPTIQIDASYPGADAKTAAESVASPIEQQLSGIKNLLYFSSLCSNNGAVKVVCTFEIGTDQDLAAVEVQNRLAIAEPRLPTEVTRQGVTVTKSSTSMLTVLSLESDGRYDDIYLSNYATINMLDMLKRVPGVGDVAVFGTKDYSMRIWVNPDQLAARGLTVTEVAEAIREQNAVFPAGTIGQRPTKGEVELTVPVLTRGRLQEVADYENIILVANSDGSILRLKDVARVELGAQSYDMFGRVNGKPTTLLPVYLQVGANALDTLDGVKAAMESAASSFPEGVSYSMPHDTTLFIRDSMAEVIHTLLEAVLLVLVVVFVFLQSWRATLIPLLAVPVAIIGTFGGMLALGFSINTLTMFGLVLAIGIVVDDAIIVVENVERIMEHDGLGPREATIKAMEQVTGPVIAIVLVLSAVFVPVAFLGGLTGQLYRQFAVTIAVSVAISGLVALTLSPALCRLILKPGHGQKAKVFQWFDACFDKMTLGYTEGVRKAIRRVPVSLGIFGLLCLITFGMQRLVPSGFLPDEDQGYILVSVMLPDGSSLDRTDATLREVEKHLMSDPAVQNVVLLGGLDFLSGGITSTSGSTMFIKLKPFEERQREGMSSQEVALRTMIRFGDDPTARVLAFNPPAIQGLGTQAGFQLELQSRGGGSVEDLVATAQQFINDANANPQLAGVRGTLRVTQPQLYVELNRDKTKMMGVPVGNVFEAMQAYLSTLYVNDFNKYGRIWRVQLQAESEFRDSPSDIGRIFVRNAEGNMVPLSGVTDVSFRAGPNAVSHFNGFPSVQITGAPAAGISSGQAMDDIVKLGQETLPVGYGFEWSGASYQEIKTGSQAPKVLAFGILVVFLVLAAQYEMWSLPIAVLGVLPIAVMGALMAVWSRGLVQDIYFQIGLLTLVGLSAKNAILIVEFCVASYRSGMGLVESALEAARLRFRPIVMTSLAFILGVVPLAISSGAGSAARHSIGTGVIGGMAAATSIAIFFVPLFFVLIQRGSEYVRKKTPMVLPPEDDDDDATIDHATDNAPTTGEAER, encoded by the coding sequence ATGTTCTCACGCTTCTTCATCGACCGCCCGGTCTTCGCCTTCGTGGTCTCCATCCTGATCATGCTGGGCGGCACCGTGGCCATCTTCGTGTTGCCCGTGGACCAGTATCCGCAGATCACCCCGCCCACCATCCAGATCGACGCCTCCTATCCGGGCGCGGACGCCAAGACCGCAGCCGAGTCCGTGGCCTCGCCCATCGAGCAGCAGCTCAGCGGCATCAAGAACCTGCTCTACTTCAGCTCCCTGTGTTCCAACAACGGCGCGGTCAAGGTGGTCTGCACCTTTGAAATCGGCACGGACCAGGACCTGGCCGCCGTAGAGGTGCAGAACCGACTGGCCATTGCCGAGCCCAGGCTGCCGACCGAAGTCACCCGCCAGGGGGTGACAGTGACCAAGTCGTCCACCAGCATGCTCACCGTGCTCTCGCTGGAATCAGACGGGCGCTACGACGACATCTACCTGAGCAACTACGCCACCATCAACATGCTCGACATGCTCAAGCGCGTTCCCGGCGTGGGCGATGTGGCCGTGTTCGGCACCAAGGACTACTCCATGCGCATCTGGGTCAACCCGGACCAGCTGGCCGCGCGCGGACTGACCGTGACCGAGGTGGCCGAGGCCATCCGCGAGCAGAACGCCGTGTTCCCGGCAGGCACCATCGGCCAGCGGCCCACCAAGGGAGAGGTGGAGCTGACCGTGCCGGTCCTGACCCGTGGCCGGCTGCAGGAGGTGGCCGACTACGAGAACATCATCCTCGTGGCCAACAGCGATGGCTCCATCCTGCGCCTCAAGGACGTGGCCCGGGTCGAACTGGGCGCGCAGAGCTACGACATGTTTGGCCGGGTCAACGGCAAGCCCACCACGCTTCTGCCCGTCTACCTCCAGGTGGGCGCCAACGCCCTGGACACCCTGGACGGGGTCAAGGCGGCCATGGAATCGGCGGCCAGCAGCTTCCCGGAGGGCGTCTCCTACAGCATGCCCCACGACACCACCCTCTTCATCCGCGACTCCATGGCCGAGGTTATCCACACCCTGCTGGAGGCGGTGCTGCTGGTGCTGGTGGTCGTGTTCGTCTTCCTGCAATCGTGGCGGGCCACGCTCATCCCGCTGCTGGCCGTGCCCGTGGCCATCATCGGCACCTTTGGCGGCATGCTCGCGCTTGGCTTCTCCATCAACACCCTGACCATGTTCGGCCTGGTGCTGGCCATCGGCATCGTGGTGGACGACGCCATCATCGTGGTGGAAAACGTCGAGCGCATCATGGAACATGACGGGCTGGGGCCGCGCGAGGCCACCATCAAGGCCATGGAGCAAGTCACCGGGCCGGTCATCGCCATCGTCCTGGTCCTCTCGGCGGTCTTTGTGCCCGTGGCCTTCCTGGGCGGGCTGACCGGCCAGCTCTACCGGCAGTTCGCGGTGACCATCGCCGTGTCCGTGGCCATCTCCGGCCTGGTGGCCCTGACCCTGAGCCCGGCCCTGTGCCGCCTGATCCTCAAGCCGGGCCACGGCCAGAAGGCCAAGGTGTTCCAGTGGTTCGACGCCTGCTTCGACAAAATGACCCTGGGCTACACCGAGGGCGTGCGCAAGGCCATCCGGCGCGTGCCTGTTTCCCTTGGCATATTCGGCCTGCTCTGCCTGATCACCTTTGGCATGCAGCGCCTTGTCCCCTCTGGCTTCCTGCCCGACGAGGACCAGGGCTACATCCTGGTCTCGGTCATGCTCCCGGACGGCTCGTCTCTGGACCGCACCGACGCCACCCTTCGGGAGGTGGAGAAACACCTGATGAGCGACCCTGCGGTGCAGAACGTCGTCCTGCTCGGCGGCCTGGACTTCTTAAGCGGCGGCATCACCAGCACCAGCGGCAGCACCATGTTCATCAAGCTCAAGCCTTTTGAGGAACGGCAACGGGAGGGAATGAGCTCGCAGGAAGTGGCCTTGCGGACCATGATACGCTTTGGCGACGATCCCACAGCCAGGGTGCTCGCCTTCAATCCCCCGGCCATCCAGGGGCTCGGCACCCAGGCCGGGTTCCAGCTCGAGCTGCAATCGCGCGGCGGCGGATCGGTGGAGGATCTGGTGGCCACGGCCCAGCAGTTCATTAACGACGCCAATGCCAACCCGCAACTGGCGGGCGTCCGCGGCACCCTGCGCGTGACCCAGCCTCAGCTCTATGTGGAGCTCAATCGCGACAAGACCAAAATGATGGGCGTGCCGGTGGGCAACGTGTTCGAGGCCATGCAAGCATACCTCAGCACGCTCTACGTCAACGACTTCAACAAATATGGCCGCATCTGGCGCGTCCAGCTCCAGGCCGAGTCCGAGTTCCGCGACTCGCCCTCGGACATCGGGCGCATCTTCGTGCGCAATGCGGAGGGGAACATGGTCCCGCTGTCCGGCGTGACCGATGTCAGCTTCCGGGCCGGACCCAACGCGGTGTCCCACTTCAACGGGTTCCCGTCTGTGCAGATCACGGGCGCGCCCGCTGCGGGCATCAGCAGCGGCCAGGCCATGGACGACATCGTCAAACTCGGCCAGGAGACCCTGCCCGTGGGCTACGGCTTCGAGTGGAGCGGCGCGTCGTACCAGGAGATCAAGACCGGCAGCCAGGCGCCCAAGGTGCTCGCCTTCGGCATCCTGGTGGTCTTCCTGGTGCTGGCCGCCCAGTACGAGATGTGGTCGCTGCCCATCGCGGTGCTCGGCGTGCTGCCCATCGCGGTCATGGGCGCGCTCATGGCCGTGTGGTCGCGCGGGCTGGTGCAGGACATCTACTTCCAGATCGGCCTGCTGACCCTGGTGGGGCTCTCGGCCAAGAACGCCATTCTCATCGTCGAGTTCTGCGTGGCCTCGTACCGCAGCGGCATGGGGCTGGTGGAGTCTGCCCTGGAGGCGGCGCGCCTGCGCTTCCGCCCCATCGTCATGACCTCGCTGGCCTTCATCCTCGGCGTGGTGCCGCTGGCCATATCGAGCGGCGCGGGCTCCGCGGCCCGCCACTCCATCGGCACCGGCGTCATCGGCGGCATGGCGGCGGCCACGTCCATCGCCATCTTCTTCGTGCCGCTCTTCTTCGTGCTCATCCAGCGCGGCAGCGAATACGTGCGCAAAAAGACCCCCATGGTCCTGCCGCCCGAAGACGACGATGACGACGCGACCATTGACCACGCGACCGACAACGCCCCAACCACCGGGGAAGCCGAAAGGTAG